The following are encoded in a window of Solidesulfovibrio magneticus RS-1 genomic DNA:
- a CDS encoding ABC transporter permease → MAVPLSYSWRNLVTRRLTTTLTAGGMALVVFVFTATLMLAEGLRQTLVSTGSPGNVIVLRKGSETEVQSGLERVQASAMTARAEIAPGGDGRPLAARESVVLIGLTKKSTGKTSNVVIRGVEPASLALRGQVRLVSGRAPQPGTPEIMVGKAVAKGFAGAEIGQSLRFGKREWPIVGVFDAGSTGFSSEIWGDADQLMPAFGRNAYSIVVAGLREPGLFDAFKEAVEADPRLQAEVWRETRYYEKQSDMMRKFLTVLGVSLTLIFSLGAMIGAMITMYASVAGRVAEIGTLRALGFTRGAVLLAFLAESTLLGLIGGLAGVGLAAGLSFLTFSTTNFQTFSELAFRFTLAPWIVALSLAFSLFMGVVGGFLPALRASRLGIVEALREA, encoded by the coding sequence ATGGCCGTGCCCCTGTCCTATTCCTGGCGAAACCTTGTCACCCGCCGGCTGACCACGACGCTCACCGCCGGCGGCATGGCGCTGGTGGTCTTCGTCTTCACGGCGACCCTCATGCTGGCCGAAGGACTGCGCCAGACGCTTGTCTCCACCGGCTCGCCCGGCAACGTCATCGTGCTGCGCAAGGGTTCCGAGACCGAGGTGCAAAGCGGGCTGGAGCGCGTCCAGGCCTCGGCCATGACCGCCCGGGCCGAGATCGCCCCGGGCGGCGACGGCCGGCCCCTGGCCGCCCGGGAGTCGGTGGTGCTCATCGGACTGACCAAGAAATCCACGGGCAAGACCTCAAACGTGGTCATCCGGGGCGTGGAGCCGGCCTCGCTGGCCCTTCGCGGCCAGGTGCGCCTGGTGTCGGGCCGCGCGCCCCAGCCGGGCACGCCGGAAATCATGGTGGGCAAGGCCGTGGCCAAGGGATTCGCCGGCGCGGAAATCGGCCAAAGCCTGCGCTTCGGCAAGCGGGAATGGCCCATCGTCGGCGTGTTCGACGCCGGCTCCACCGGCTTTTCCTCGGAGATCTGGGGCGACGCCGACCAGCTCATGCCGGCCTTTGGCCGCAACGCCTATTCCATCGTGGTGGCCGGCCTGCGCGAACCCGGGCTTTTTGATGCTTTCAAGGAGGCGGTGGAAGCCGACCCGAGGCTGCAGGCCGAGGTCTGGCGCGAGACGCGCTACTACGAGAAGCAGTCGGACATGATGCGGAAGTTTTTGACGGTCCTTGGCGTGTCGCTCACGCTCATTTTCTCGCTGGGAGCCATGATCGGGGCCATGATCACCATGTACGCCTCGGTGGCCGGCCGCGTGGCCGAGATCGGCACGCTACGCGCCCTTGGCTTCACGCGCGGGGCGGTGCTGCTCGCCTTTCTGGCCGAATCCACCCTCCTTGGGCTGATCGGCGGCCTGGCCGGGGTGGGGTTGGCCGCCGGGCTGTCCTTTCTCACCTTCTCCACCACCAACTTCCAGACCTTCTCCGAGCTGGCCTTCCGCTTCACCCTGGCCCCATGGATCGTGGCGCTGTCGTTGGCGTTTTCGCTCTTCATGGGTGTCGTAGGCGGATTTCTGCCGGCCCTGCGGGCCTCACGCCTGGGGATTGTCGAGGCCTTGCGCGAAGCGTAG
- a CDS encoding adenylate kinase translates to MNILTFGPNGSGKGTQGSLVKKKYNLAHIESGAIFREHIGGGTELGMKAKGYIDKGELVPDEITIPMILETLKAKGGNGWLLDGFPRNMVQAEKLWEALQKEGMKLDYVIEILLDRQIAKDRIMGRRLCANDPNHPNNIFIDAIKPNGDKCRVCGGDLKTRSDDQDEDAINKRHDIYYDTNTGTLAAAYFYKKLAGEGKTKYIELEGAGSIDSIKETLLSQLD, encoded by the coding sequence GTGAATATTCTCACTTTTGGTCCCAACGGCAGCGGCAAGGGCACCCAGGGTTCCCTGGTGAAAAAGAAGTACAATCTGGCCCACATCGAGTCCGGGGCTATCTTCCGCGAGCACATCGGCGGCGGCACCGAACTCGGCATGAAAGCCAAGGGCTACATCGACAAGGGCGAGCTGGTCCCCGACGAGATCACCATCCCCATGATCCTGGAGACCCTCAAGGCCAAGGGCGGCAATGGCTGGCTGCTCGACGGCTTCCCCCGCAACATGGTCCAGGCCGAGAAGCTGTGGGAAGCCCTGCAGAAGGAAGGCATGAAGCTCGATTACGTCATCGAGATCCTGCTTGACCGCCAGATCGCCAAGGATCGCATCATGGGCCGTCGCCTGTGCGCCAACGATCCCAACCACCCCAACAACATCTTCATCGACGCCATCAAGCCCAACGGCGACAAGTGCCGGGTGTGCGGCGGCGACCTCAAGACCCGTTCCGACGACCAGGACGAGGACGCCATCAACAAGCGTCATGACATCTACTACGACACCAACACCGGCACCCTGGCCGCCGCCTACTTCTACAAGAAGCTGGCCGGCGAAGGGAAGACCAAGTACATCGAACTCGAAGGCGCCGGCTCCATCGATTCCATCAAGGAAACGCTGCTGTCCCAGCTCGACTAG
- a CDS encoding A/G-specific adenine glycosylase, protein MSENADFVPLLLDWFAQNRRDLPWRRTYDPYGVWVSEVMAQQTQMDRVAVYFERFTARFPTVAALAEADETEVLKAWEGLGYYSRARNLLAAARRVMAEHGGRLPADFAALRALPGVGEYTAGAVAAIAFGRDEVAVDANVLRVLARVCDIDAPIKEPAGKAQATTLARELLPPGRARDYGEALMEFGALVCRPRTPDCPACPLAGHCAARRLNIVPDRPVLSKSKDITPLDVATGVLVHAGRIFIQKRLPKGAWANLWEFPGGRIEAGETPEQAVVREFAEETGFATRVETKLAVIRHGYTTYRVTLHCCLLRLTDLPEAAPPPEPTLTAAQESLWAAPDELSRYAFPAGHRKLIEQFGESLRRPGEARPLLDLSAGGDDPPRTPSTGKV, encoded by the coding sequence ATGTCCGAGAACGCCGATTTCGTGCCGCTCCTGCTCGATTGGTTCGCCCAAAACCGCCGCGACCTGCCCTGGCGGCGCACCTACGATCCCTACGGTGTCTGGGTGTCGGAGGTCATGGCCCAGCAGACCCAGATGGACCGCGTGGCCGTCTATTTCGAGCGCTTCACGGCCCGCTTTCCCACCGTGGCCGCCCTGGCCGAAGCCGACGAGACCGAGGTGCTCAAGGCCTGGGAGGGCTTGGGCTATTACAGCCGGGCCAGGAATCTGCTGGCCGCCGCCCGGCGGGTCATGGCCGAGCACGGCGGCCGGCTGCCGGCCGACTTCGCCGCCCTGCGCGCCCTGCCGGGAGTCGGCGAGTACACGGCCGGGGCCGTGGCCGCCATCGCCTTTGGCCGCGACGAAGTGGCCGTGGACGCCAACGTGCTGCGGGTGCTGGCCCGGGTCTGCGACATCGACGCGCCCATCAAGGAACCGGCCGGCAAGGCCCAGGCCACCACCCTGGCCCGGGAACTGCTCCCCCCCGGCCGAGCCAGGGACTACGGCGAGGCGCTCATGGAATTCGGGGCGCTGGTCTGCCGCCCCCGCACCCCGGACTGTCCGGCCTGCCCCCTGGCCGGGCATTGCGCGGCCAGGCGTCTGAACATCGTGCCCGACCGGCCGGTCCTCAGCAAATCCAAGGACATCACGCCGCTTGACGTCGCCACCGGCGTGCTTGTCCACGCCGGGCGCATATTTATTCAAAAGCGCCTGCCCAAGGGGGCCTGGGCCAATCTGTGGGAGTTCCCGGGCGGCCGCATCGAGGCCGGCGAGACCCCGGAACAGGCCGTGGTGCGCGAATTCGCCGAGGAGACCGGCTTTGCGACCCGGGTCGAAACCAAACTGGCCGTCATCCGCCACGGCTACACCACCTACCGGGTGACGCTGCACTGCTGCCTGCTGCGGCTCACCGACCTGCCCGAGGCCGCGCCGCCCCCCGAGCCAACCCTGACCGCCGCCCAGGAAAGCCTGTGGGCCGCACCAGACGAGCTGTCGCGCTACGCCTTTCCGGCCGGCCACCGCAAGCTCATCGAGCAATTTGGGGAGAGCCTCCGGCGGCCAGGAGAGGCGCGGCCTCTCCTGGACCTCTCCGCCGGGGGGGATGATCCCCCCCGGACCCCCTCGACGGGAAAAGTGTAA
- a CDS encoding ABC transporter permease, producing MLLLRLILLNAFRHRLRAVLTIVGVAVALTAFGLLRTVLDAWHAGVEASSANRLVTRNAVSLTQPLPFAYKGRIRQVTGVDIVAAGGWFGGVYLDEKNFFPNFVVETDDFFRLYPELIVSPEEQKAFLTDRKSAVIGRKLADRFHWRIGDTVTLRGTIYPGQWPMTIRAIYKGARPDTDETVLYFHYGYLDETMKKRSPRRAGQVGFFMIGIRDATRAAEISKDIDALFRNSQAETLTETERAFQLGFVAMSEAILLAITAVSYVVIAIILAIAANTMAMSARERLGEFAVLKTLGFGAPALAGMLLAESMLLALAGTALAIAVLPPLAKGFAVGLAQYFPIFFVSPTTIILQAAFGLAVGVLAAAVPAWRVSAVRIADAFRRIG from the coding sequence GTGTTGCTCCTTAGGCTCATCCTCTTAAACGCCTTCCGCCACCGCCTGCGCGCCGTGCTGACCATCGTCGGCGTGGCCGTGGCCCTGACCGCGTTCGGGCTTTTGCGCACGGTGCTGGACGCCTGGCACGCCGGGGTGGAAGCCTCCTCGGCCAATCGGCTGGTCACCCGCAACGCCGTGTCGCTGACCCAGCCCCTGCCCTTTGCCTACAAGGGCCGCATCCGCCAGGTGACGGGCGTGGACATCGTGGCCGCCGGCGGCTGGTTCGGCGGGGTGTATCTCGACGAAAAGAACTTCTTCCCCAACTTCGTGGTCGAGACCGACGATTTCTTCAGGCTCTACCCCGAACTCATCGTCAGCCCCGAGGAGCAAAAGGCCTTCCTGACCGACCGCAAGAGCGCCGTCATCGGCCGCAAGCTGGCCGACCGCTTCCATTGGCGCATCGGCGACACCGTCACCCTGCGCGGCACCATCTATCCGGGCCAGTGGCCCATGACCATCCGCGCCATCTACAAGGGCGCACGCCCGGACACCGACGAGACGGTCCTCTATTTCCACTACGGCTATCTCGACGAGACCATGAAAAAACGCTCCCCGAGAAGAGCCGGCCAGGTCGGCTTTTTCATGATCGGCATCCGCGACGCCACCCGCGCGGCGGAAATATCCAAGGACATCGACGCGCTGTTCCGCAACTCCCAGGCCGAGACCCTCACCGAAACCGAGCGCGCCTTCCAGCTCGGGTTCGTGGCCATGAGCGAGGCCATTTTGCTGGCCATCACCGCCGTGTCCTACGTGGTCATCGCCATCATCCTGGCTATTGCCGCCAACACCATGGCCATGTCGGCGAGGGAACGCCTGGGCGAGTTCGCGGTCCTGAAAACCTTGGGCTTTGGCGCGCCGGCTCTGGCCGGAATGCTCCTGGCCGAGTCCATGCTGCTGGCCCTGGCCGGCACGGCCCTGGCCATTGCCGTGCTGCCGCCTCTGGCCAAGGGCTTTGCCGTGGGGCTGGCCCAGTATTTTCCCATCTTTTTCGTCTCGCCCACAACCATCATACTCCAGGCCGCCTTCGGGCTGGCCGTGGGCGTGCTGGCCGCTGCGGTGCCGGCCTGGCGGGTGTCGGCCGTGCGCATCGCCGACGCGTTTCGGAGGATCGGCTGA
- a CDS encoding RrF2 family transcriptional regulator: MQLTTRSRYGLRMLLDIALHGDEGPVRIQDIAKRRGISVKYLEQLIRALKKAGFINSKRGPKGGHVLATPAEAIRVGDVVRALESRPELTECVGNPEVCMISTDCVTRQIWARATESIFRELDAIHLSDLLVQARRSEILGLPCC; the protein is encoded by the coding sequence ATGCAACTTACCACGCGAAGCCGCTATGGCTTGCGCATGCTCCTCGACATCGCCCTGCACGGCGACGAGGGGCCGGTCCGCATCCAGGACATCGCCAAGAGGCGCGGCATTTCGGTCAAGTACCTGGAACAGCTGATCCGGGCGCTCAAGAAAGCGGGATTTATCAACAGCAAGCGCGGTCCCAAGGGCGGCCACGTGCTGGCCACGCCGGCCGAGGCCATCCGAGTCGGCGACGTGGTGCGGGCCCTGGAAAGCCGGCCCGAACTCACCGAGTGCGTGGGCAATCCCGAGGTCTGCATGATCTCCACGGACTGCGTCACTCGCCAGATCTGGGCCCGGGCCACCGAGAGCATCTTCCGCGAGCTCGACGCCATCCACCTCTCCGACCTGCTCGTCCAGGCCCGCCGCTCCGAGATTCTCGGCCTGCCCTGCTGCTGA
- a CDS encoding menaquinone biosynthesis protein has protein sequence MADDPLRLGRIAYLNVWPLYQALMPAFPEDGDIAYVSGHPSELNAALAAGTIDAAPASAFAYLARPEAFTLLPDLCIRAATGPIQSVLLFSPVPLAELPDYLARTGGEVQLSGASASSNALLRVLWTFAWRYPEPRFAVAAPGTGINRPMPFVEIGDLALSKYVSPPSGWHVTDLGQAWLEFAGTPFVFALWIVREGLAGRSLATLDAVRRFLCETNKALPERLPELVTAPGLPDWISPAALLDYFRVVNYDFDAAAAASLVLFAHHCRELGLIPAVPALRYAL, from the coding sequence ATGGCAGACGATCCCTTGCGGCTTGGCCGCATCGCCTATCTCAATGTCTGGCCGCTGTATCAGGCCCTCATGCCGGCTTTTCCCGAGGACGGCGACATCGCCTACGTGTCCGGGCATCCCTCCGAGCTCAACGCCGCCCTGGCCGCCGGAACCATCGACGCCGCTCCGGCCTCGGCCTTCGCCTACCTGGCCCGGCCCGAGGCCTTCACGCTGTTGCCGGACCTGTGCATCCGGGCGGCCACCGGCCCCATCCAGAGCGTGCTGCTTTTCTCCCCCGTGCCCCTGGCCGAGTTGCCCGACTATCTGGCCCGCACCGGCGGCGAGGTGCAGCTCTCCGGGGCCTCGGCCAGCTCCAATGCACTCTTGCGCGTCCTGTGGACATTCGCCTGGCGTTACCCCGAGCCGCGTTTCGCCGTGGCCGCCCCGGGCACGGGCATTAATCGGCCCATGCCTTTCGTGGAGATCGGCGATCTGGCTCTATCCAAATACGTGTCCCCGCCCTCGGGCTGGCACGTCACGGACCTGGGCCAGGCCTGGCTCGAATTCGCCGGCACGCCCTTCGTTTTTGCCCTGTGGATCGTGCGGGAAGGCCTTGCCGGCCGCTCCCTGGCCACCCTTGACGCGGTGCGGCGATTCCTGTGCGAAACGAACAAGGCGCTGCCCGAGCGCCTGCCCGAGCTTGTCACGGCCCCGGGCCTGCCCGACTGGATCAGCCCGGCTGCGCTGCTCGACTACTTCCGGGTGGTCAACTACGATTTCGACGCGGCCGCTGCCGCAAGTCTCGTGCTTTTCGCCCACCACTGCCGGGAGCTTGGCCTCATCCCGGCCGTGCCGGCCCTGCGCTACGCCCTGTAA
- a CDS encoding ABC transporter ATP-binding protein, which produces MDRPLIEISHLSKSYQRGDQVIPVLSDITFDIAAGEFLALIGPSGSGKSTLLNCIAGIDSLDAGSITVAGTDIATLSESELAVWRSRHVGFIFQFYNLIPVLTALENVELPLLLTSLSAAARRDHALAALAAVGLSDRTDHKPNQLSGGQQQRVAIARAIVTDPDIIVADEPTGDLDRVSAADVMALLKRLNADLGKTIVMVTHDHKAAEAAHLVRELDKGELRVAP; this is translated from the coding sequence ATGGACCGCCCGCTTATCGAAATATCGCACCTGTCGAAATCCTACCAACGCGGCGATCAGGTGATCCCGGTGCTCTCCGACATCACCTTCGACATCGCTGCCGGGGAGTTCCTGGCGCTCATCGGCCCGTCGGGGTCCGGGAAATCGACGCTCCTCAACTGCATCGCCGGCATCGATTCCCTGGACGCCGGCAGCATCACCGTGGCCGGCACGGACATCGCCACCTTGTCGGAAAGCGAACTGGCCGTGTGGCGAAGCCGCCACGTGGGCTTTATCTTCCAGTTCTACAACCTCATTCCGGTGCTGACCGCCCTGGAAAACGTCGAGCTGCCGCTTTTGCTCACAAGCCTGTCCGCCGCCGCCCGGCGCGACCACGCCCTGGCCGCCCTGGCCGCCGTGGGCCTGTCCGACCGCACCGACCACAAGCCCAACCAGCTTTCCGGCGGCCAGCAGCAGCGCGTGGCCATCGCCCGGGCCATCGTCACCGACCCGGACATCATCGTGGCCGACGAACCCACCGGCGACCTGGATAGGGTCTCGGCCGCCGACGTCATGGCCCTGCTCAAGCGCTTAAACGCCGACCTGGGCAAGACCATCGTCATGGTCACCCACGACCACAAGGCCGCCGAGGCCGCCCACCTCGTGCGCGAGCTCGACAAGGGCGAACTGCGTGTTGCTCCTTAG
- a CDS encoding ammonium transporter, whose protein sequence is MLQSGDTAFVLISAALVLFMIPGLALFYGGMVRKKNVLGTILQSFILISLVTFEWIYLGYSMSFGPDVGGVIGSLAWAGLGGIGAAPSPDYAPTVPHLAFAMYQCMFAAITPALITGAVAERMRFGPFLVFSLAWTVLVYNPVCHWVWGNGGWLKEMGVLDFAGGIVVHLTCGAAALAAVILTGPRKDHGKHQIVPHNLPMTLLGTGMLWFGWFGFNAGSALAADGVAAGAFAATHIGGMAGMAMWCAIEWYHRGKPTTLGAASGAVAGLATITPGAGFVSPGAAVAFGLLAGGVCYGAVLLKARLRFDDSLDVVGIHGVGGVLGSLLVGVFASKLVNPAGADGLLAGNAGQLGVQLLAIAVVGVFAFVASWVILAAVKAAMGLRLTPQAETIGLDLAEHTEAAYGE, encoded by the coding sequence ATGCTGCAAAGCGGCGATACGGCATTCGTTCTCATCAGCGCGGCGCTGGTGCTGTTCATGATTCCCGGGCTGGCGCTTTTCTATGGCGGCATGGTGCGCAAGAAAAACGTGCTCGGCACCATCCTGCAAAGCTTCATCCTCATCTCGCTCGTCACCTTCGAGTGGATCTACCTCGGGTATTCCATGTCGTTCGGGCCGGACGTGGGCGGGGTGATCGGCTCCCTGGCCTGGGCCGGGCTTGGGGGCATCGGGGCCGCGCCCTCGCCGGACTACGCCCCCACCGTGCCCCATCTCGCCTTTGCCATGTACCAGTGCATGTTCGCGGCCATCACCCCGGCGCTCATTACCGGGGCCGTGGCCGAGCGGATGCGCTTCGGGCCGTTTCTGGTCTTTTCCCTGGCCTGGACCGTGCTCGTCTACAACCCGGTCTGCCATTGGGTCTGGGGCAACGGCGGCTGGCTTAAGGAAATGGGCGTGCTCGATTTCGCCGGCGGCATCGTGGTGCATCTGACCTGCGGCGCGGCGGCCCTGGCGGCGGTGATTCTCACCGGACCGCGCAAGGATCACGGCAAGCATCAGATCGTGCCCCACAACCTGCCCATGACGCTTTTAGGCACCGGGATGCTCTGGTTTGGCTGGTTCGGCTTCAACGCCGGCAGCGCCCTGGCCGCCGACGGCGTGGCTGCCGGAGCCTTTGCCGCCACCCACATCGGCGGCATGGCCGGCATGGCCATGTGGTGCGCCATCGAGTGGTATCACCGGGGCAAACCCACCACCCTGGGCGCGGCCTCGGGCGCGGTGGCCGGGCTGGCGACCATCACCCCGGGCGCGGGATTTGTCTCGCCCGGCGCGGCCGTGGCCTTTGGGTTGCTTGCCGGCGGAGTGTGCTACGGCGCGGTGCTGCTCAAGGCCCGGCTGCGTTTCGACGACAGCCTGGACGTGGTCGGCATCCATGGCGTGGGCGGCGTGCTCGGCTCGCTGCTGGTTGGCGTCTTCGCCTCCAAGCTGGTCAACCCGGCCGGGGCCGACGGCCTGCTCGCCGGCAACGCCGGCCAGCTTGGAGTGCAGCTCTTGGCCATCGCCGTGGTCGGCGTCTTCGCCTTCGTGGCCAGCTGGGTCATCCTGGCGGCGGTCAAGGCGGCCATGGGGCTGCGCCTGACGCCGCAGGCCGAAACCATCGGTCTGGATCTGGCGGAACACACCGAGGCGGCTTACGGCGAATAA
- a CDS encoding efflux RND transporter periplasmic adaptor subunit, which produces MSDTLQNLRIAGDDKMAGARRRRKKWPWIVAALVVLALAGWFMTPRTYVVEAATVGLAYPSRTVTELTASGYIVAQRKAALATKATAQLVWLGVEEGSRVKKGDILARLESADVEAAKKLAVHELSAARFQIASAEAELADATLQYNRMKKLSAGDYVARSEHDAAKARLDKAEAALSQAKASLAAREQALKKAEAERGYTELEAPFDAVVLTKNADLGDIISPLGASSTSKAAVVTIADMSSLAAEVDVSESSIEKVKVGGPCEIILDAIPGERFPGVVHMIVPTADRTKATVLVKVRFTTLDPRVLPEMSAKTAFLTRPLTPDETQPRLAVPAGAVIRRGEADAVFVMRGGKAVLTPVTLGDPLGDMRAVAKGLTAGEKVILSPPAELRDGDAVALAEG; this is translated from the coding sequence ATGAGCGACACGCTGCAAAATCTCCGCATTGCCGGCGACGACAAAATGGCCGGCGCGCGCCGACGCCGCAAGAAATGGCCCTGGATCGTCGCCGCCCTGGTGGTCCTGGCCCTGGCCGGCTGGTTCATGACCCCGCGCACCTACGTGGTCGAGGCGGCCACGGTGGGCCTGGCCTATCCCTCGCGCACGGTCACGGAACTGACCGCCAGCGGTTACATCGTGGCCCAGCGCAAGGCCGCCCTGGCCACCAAGGCCACGGCCCAGCTCGTCTGGCTCGGGGTGGAGGAAGGCAGCCGCGTCAAAAAGGGCGACATCCTGGCCCGGCTGGAAAGCGCCGACGTGGAAGCGGCCAAAAAGCTCGCCGTCCACGAGCTTTCCGCCGCCCGGTTCCAGATTGCCTCGGCCGAAGCCGAGCTGGCCGACGCCACGCTGCAGTACAACCGCATGAAAAAGCTCTCGGCCGGCGACTACGTGGCTCGCTCGGAGCACGACGCAGCCAAGGCCCGGCTGGACAAGGCCGAAGCCGCCCTGTCCCAGGCCAAGGCCAGCCTGGCCGCCCGGGAGCAGGCGCTCAAAAAAGCCGAGGCCGAGCGCGGCTACACCGAACTCGAAGCGCCCTTCGACGCGGTGGTGCTCACCAAGAACGCCGACCTCGGCGACATCATCTCGCCCCTTGGCGCGTCGTCCACCTCCAAGGCCGCCGTGGTCACCATCGCCGACATGTCTTCCCTTGCCGCCGAGGTCGACGTTAGCGAATCGAGCATCGAGAAGGTGAAGGTGGGCGGCCCGTGCGAGATCATCCTGGACGCCATCCCGGGCGAGCGGTTCCCGGGCGTGGTTCACATGATCGTGCCCACGGCCGACCGCACCAAGGCCACCGTGCTGGTCAAGGTGCGCTTCACCACCCTCGATCCCCGGGTGCTGCCCGAAATGAGCGCCAAGACGGCCTTTCTCACCCGGCCGCTGACCCCGGACGAGACCCAGCCGCGTCTGGCCGTGCCGGCCGGGGCCGTCATCCGCCGGGGCGAGGCCGACGCCGTCTTTGTCATGCGCGGCGGCAAGGCCGTCTTGACTCCCGTGACCCTGGGCGACCCACTCGGCGACATGCGGGCCGTGGCCAAGGGACTCACGGCCGGCGAAAAAGTGATCCTCTCGCCCCCGGCCGAACTGCGCGACGGCGACGCCGTGGCCCTGGCCGAAGGCTAG
- a CDS encoding DUF389 domain-containing protein, giving the protein MDTASADERHKQAVRQTIQENAKLCVAFMVMNMLAATIASYGLFANSPAVIIGAMIIAMLLGPITGVSLALVDSDMKALFRGVGTLLVGAAGVIATAYTIGSIHIDVPITAEILGRTHPNFADLMIALAGGAAGAYASVSPRLSVAFVGVAIATALVPPLCAASILLARGQHQLAFGAFLLTFTNIVAIQFASSVVLFVTGFRKVSEAKGLSFLQFLKFNFVSIAILAVLAVVLTDSMREVLSKKIYEANVRSVLEQECAASDGCYLADIRFGQGGKQENVIAAVIRGPQPPTPERVAAIEKKLPAHPKGLTVELRARYVPTTTISRDGVLFEDSQEDDGKP; this is encoded by the coding sequence ATGGATACCGCCAGCGCCGACGAGCGACACAAGCAGGCTGTACGCCAAACCATCCAGGAAAACGCCAAACTCTGCGTCGCGTTTATGGTGATGAACATGTTGGCCGCGACAATCGCCAGCTATGGCCTGTTTGCCAACAGTCCGGCCGTCATTATCGGAGCCATGATCATCGCCATGCTGCTTGGGCCGATCACGGGCGTCTCGCTGGCCCTGGTCGACAGCGACATGAAGGCGTTGTTTCGTGGCGTAGGCACGCTGTTGGTAGGCGCTGCCGGCGTCATCGCCACGGCCTACACCATTGGCTCCATTCACATCGACGTGCCCATTACGGCGGAAATACTCGGACGGACCCATCCGAATTTCGCGGACCTCATGATCGCCCTGGCCGGCGGGGCGGCCGGCGCGTACGCCTCGGTATCTCCCCGCCTCAGCGTTGCCTTCGTCGGCGTGGCCATCGCCACGGCGCTGGTGCCGCCCCTTTGCGCCGCCAGCATCCTGCTGGCGCGCGGCCAGCACCAATTGGCGTTTGGCGCGTTTCTGCTGACCTTCACCAACATCGTGGCCATCCAGTTTGCCTCGTCCGTGGTGCTGTTCGTGACCGGCTTTCGGAAGGTCAGCGAGGCCAAGGGATTATCTTTCTTGCAGTTCTTGAAGTTCAATTTCGTGAGCATCGCCATCCTGGCCGTTTTGGCCGTGGTGCTCACCGACAGCATGCGCGAAGTGCTTTCCAAGAAGATCTATGAAGCCAATGTCCGCAGCGTGCTGGAACAGGAGTGCGCCGCTTCGGACGGATGTTATCTGGCGGACATCCGTTTTGGCCAAGGCGGGAAGCAGGAAAACGTCATTGCCGCCGTCATTCGGGGGCCGCAGCCGCCAACGCCGGAACGCGTCGCGGCCATTGAAAAGAAGCTTCCCGCCCATCCCAAGGGCCTGACTGTAGAGCTTCGGGCGCGGTATGTGCCAACGACGACGATCAGCCGTGACGGCGTTCTTTTCGAAGACAGCCAGGAGGACGACGGCAAGCCGTGA
- a CDS encoding class I SAM-dependent methyltransferase, with the protein MKNNLFLPVAQAYDWWASFYDSYDNPMVFGASQAIDLLANDAGGKTVVEFGCGTGRNLARLKQGGAEKLIGCDVSPGMLEKARARDPAFILVQQDMTQAFPLADGIADWIVFSLALEHVSDLVPPLREARRLLRVNGKIIVIEIHPFMSLGNVSAHFRDGNDIVRMPTFPHHFSDYINAAADLRLEINTCREWRPRDFQGAPPEKVFKRGPDVQMLVEFTMTKAEHGLT; encoded by the coding sequence ATGAAAAACAACCTCTTTCTCCCCGTCGCGCAGGCCTATGATTGGTGGGCATCCTTCTATGACTCCTACGATAATCCAATGGTCTTTGGCGCGAGCCAGGCTATCGACCTTTTAGCCAACGACGCCGGCGGCAAGACCGTCGTGGAGTTTGGATGCGGCACGGGTCGGAATCTTGCGAGACTAAAGCAAGGTGGTGCTGAAAAACTCATCGGCTGCGATGTTTCGCCAGGCATGCTGGAAAAAGCCCGTGCACGTGATCCTGCATTCATCCTTGTGCAGCAGGATATGACGCAGGCATTTCCGCTGGCCGATGGAATCGCCGATTGGATAGTATTTTCTTTGGCTTTGGAACATGTCAGCGATCTGGTCCCGCCCCTGCGGGAGGCTCGTCGCCTTCTGCGAGTGAACGGAAAGATCATTGTGATCGAAATACATCCTTTCATGTCGCTTGGCAATGTGAGCGCGCATTTCCGCGATGGCAACGATATTGTACGGATGCCGACCTTTCCGCACCACTTCTCCGATTACATCAACGCAGCAGCAGATCTACGGCTAGAGATCAATACATGCCGCGAGTGGCGTCCTCGTGATTTCCAGGGAGCGCCACCAGAAAAGGTATTTAAACGAGGCCCGGATGTTCAGATGCTTGTCGAATTCACCATGACAAAAGCTGAGCACGGTCTGACATGA